From one Lycium ferocissimum isolate CSIRO_LF1 chromosome 5, AGI_CSIRO_Lferr_CH_V1, whole genome shotgun sequence genomic stretch:
- the LOC132057498 gene encoding kinesin-like protein KIN-5C, whose product MSNKEKGVNVQVLLRCRPFSNDELRSNAPQVVTCNEYQREVAVSQNIAGKHIDRIFTFDKVFGPSAQQRDLYDQAIIPIVNEVLEGFNCTIFAYGQTGTGKTYTMEGECKRAKSGPNGELPQEAGVIPRAVKQIFDTLESQNAEYSVKVTFLELYNEEITDLLAPEDLSKVALEDRQKKQLPLMEDGKGGVLVRGLEEEIVTSASEIFTLLERGSAKRRTAETLLNKQSSRSHSLFSITIHIKETTHEGEELIKCGKLNLVDLAGSENISRSGAREGRAREAGEINKSLLTLGRVITALVEHLGHIPYRDSKLTRLLRDSLGGRTKTCIIATVSPAVHCLEETLSTLDYAHRAKNIRNKPEVNQKMMKSTLIKDLYGEIERLKGEVYAAREKNGVYIPKERYYQEESERKAMADQIEQMGVSMENQQKQLEELQSRHDSQVQQCSDLTCKLDATQKQLNQTSKLLAYSEEQLRQYQYTLKERDFIISEQKKAENALAHQACVLRADLEKSIQENASLFQKIAREDKLNTDNRSVVNNFQTELAKKLGSLSRTVATSVSRQNEHLQCVEKFCNNFLESHDKAVLDLTRKINSSKALYIAHFEAMQNVVRLHKAASNAALAEISTLTSSNSISAKEFLDAESVKANVIFEELQSTLSTHQVEMAHFARELRQRFNDSTEHLTSISEIIQGFFDKLFDESKRLERHATTVDEIQTKSIAEFEKAYEEQSRLDTEKLIANVTSLVSNHMLRQKELVGAKLVDLRETVSGNKTFLDGHVSSMEGITTDAKRKWQDFYMQAEGETKENADFSAAKHCRMELLMQKCVNTTETALKRWQSTHESVNDMGNQHVSTMNSVVRNICDCNEQHVTEFESTREAAEEDVKRNSEDIIKSIDGLSGEERGSISGILDTTSAHSETLNVLEKDHCTQSTSIEHQTLETFQQKFMDYEPTGTTPIRSEPDVPSKGTIESLRTMPMETLLEEFRENNSFESFQVKELKPSLIPRSPLSLINN is encoded by the exons ATGTCTAATAAGGAAAAAGGTGTCAATGTTCAGGTTCTGCTTCGTTGCAG GCCGTTTAGTAACGATGAGTTGCGGAGTAATGCTCCACAGGTGGTGACTTGTAATGAGTATCAGAGAGAGGTTGCTGTTTCCCAAAATATTGCTGGAAAACACATTGATAGGATTTTCACTTTTGATAAG GTTTTTGGCCCCTCAGCACAGCAAAGGGACCTTTATGATCAAGCAATTATCCCcattgttaatgaagttttagAGGGATTCAACTGTACAATTTTTGCTTATGGGCAAACTGGTACTGGGAAGACTTACACTATGGAGGGTGAATGCAAGAGGGCCAAG AGTGGGCCCAACGGAGAGCTTCCACAAGAAGCAGGTGTCATACCTAGAGCAGTCAAGCAAATTTTTGATACATTGGAGAGTCAAAATGCAGAATACAGTGTGAAAGTTACATTCTTAGAGTTGTATAATGAAGAAATCACTGATTTGTTAGCCCCTGAGGATTTGTCTAAAGTCGCTTTAGAAGACAGACAAAAGAAACAATTGCCACTCATGGAAGATGGGAAAGGCGGAGTTCTGGTTAGAGGGCTTGAAGAGGAAATTGTGACAAGTGCCAGTGAGATATTCACCTTACTTGAAAGGGGATCGGCAAAACGTCGAACTGCAGAAACCTTGCTCAataagcaatcaag TCGATCACATTCTCTTTTCTCCATAACAATACACATCAAGGAAACAACCCATGAAGGCGAAGAACTTATAAAATGTGGCAAGTTAAATTTAGTTGATTTGGCTGGTTCAGAGAACATTTCTCGCTCTGGGGCTAGGGAG GGTCGTGCAAGGGAAGCTGGAGAAATAAACAAAAGTTTACTCACACTTGGACGAGTGATTACTGCCCTTGTTGAGCATCTTGGGCATATTCCTTACAG GGATAGCAAACTTACACGTTTGCTGCGTGATTCGTTGGGAGGAAGAACAAAAACCTGTATCATTGCCACAGTGTCACCTGCTGTGCACTGTCTTGAGGAGACTCTGAGCACACTAGACTACGCCCACAGAGCAAAAAACATAAGGAATAAGCCTGAG GTGAATCAAAAAATGATGAAATCAACCCTCATCAAGGATTTGTATGGCGAAATTGAGCGGCTTAAAGGAG AGGTGTACGCTGCTCGTGAGAAGAATGGTgtttatataccaaaagagcgATATTATCAGGAGGAGAGTGAGAGAAAG GCAATGGCAGATCAAATTGAACAAATGGGAGTTAGCATGGAAAACCAGCAGAAG CAACTTGAGGAGTTACAAAGTAGACATGACAGTCAGGTTCAGCAGTGTTCAGATTTGACTTGTAAACTTGATGCAACACAG AAACAATTGAACCAAACAAGCAAATTGCTAGCCTACTCTGAAGAACAGTTAAGACAATACCAATACACTCTCAAGGAGCGGGATTTTATCATCTCTGAACAAAAAAAAGCTG aaaatgccCTGGCCCACCAAGCATGCGTTTTACGGGCTGACTTGGAGAAATCAATTCAAGAGAATGCTTCCTTATTCCAAAAAATTG cTAGAGAGGATAAACTGAATACTGATAATAGGTCAGTGGTAAACAACTTTCAAACTGAGCTTGCAAAGAAACTTGGTTCTCTTTCCCGCACAGTGGCAACATCAGTGTCTCGACAAAATGAACACCTCCAATGTGTCGAGAAATTCTGTAATAATTTTCTCGAATCACATGATAAG GCTGTCTTAGACTTGACGaggaaaattaattcttcaaagGCCTTGTACATAGCTCACTTTGAGGCTATGCAGAATGTAGTGAGGCTGCATAAAGCTGCTTCTAATGCTGCTCTGGCGGAAATTTCAACTTTGACTTCTTCTAATTCAATTTCCGCTAAAGAA TTTCTAGATGCGGAGTCTGTTAAAGCAAATGTCATTTTCGAGGAACTTCAGAGCACTTTGTCAACCCACCAAGTAGAAATGGCACATTTTGCTAGAGAGCTTCGTCAG AGATTTAATGACAGTACAGAGCATTTGACAAGTATCTCAGAGATCATTCAAGGATTTTTTGACAAGCTTTTCGACGAATCAAAAAGACTTGAAAGGCATGCAACAACAGTTGATGAGATTCAAACGAAATCTATTGCTGAATTTGAAAAGGCATATGAG GAGCAATCAAGATTAGATACAGAGAAGCTTATTGCTAATGTAACTTCCTTGGTGTCCAATCACATGCTCCGTCAAAAAGAACTG GTTGGTGCAAAGCTTGTTGATCTTAGAGAAACTGTTTCTGGAAATAAGACATTCTTGGATGGGCATGTATCCTCTATGGAAGGTATTACGACAGATGCAAAAAGAAAATGGCAGGACTTCTATATGCAAGCAGAAGGTGAGACCAAAGAAAATGCTGATTTCTCAGCTGCCAAACATTGCCGAATGGAATTACTCATGCAGAAGTG TGTAAACACAACTGAAACAGCTCTGAAGCGGTGGCAAAGTACACATGAATCAGTTAACGACATGGGCAATCAACATGTTTCAACAATGAATTCAGTTGTCAg GAACATATGCGATTGCAATGAGCAACATGTAACTGAATTTGAATCCACAAGGGAAGCTGCTGAAGAAGATGTGAAAAGGAATAGTGAAGATATTATTAAATCTATTGACG GCTTATCAGGCGAAGAGAGAGGATCTATATCTGGCATTTTGGATACCACTAGTGCACACTCGGAGACCCTTAATGTACTTGAGAAAGATCACTGCACACAGTCTACCTCCATTGAACATCAGACACTTGAAACATTTCAGCAGAAGTTTATG GATTATGAGCCAACTGGAACAACACCTATTAGGTCTGAGCCAGATGTACCAAGCAAGGGAACAATTGAGTCGTTGCGCACCATGCCAATGGAAACTCTACTCGAGGAATTTCGAGAGAACAATTCATTTGAGTCATTCCAAGTAAAGGAACTTAAGCCTTCACTTATACCACGATCGCCTCTCTCACTGATAAACAATTAG
- the LOC132057496 gene encoding uncharacterized protein LOC132057496: MKLIARLRPVYTCTALREIIGPLQSRSFQPDFVPRDPNAKPIRYKYPAAYDPYGPRPEPSDKIVQLAERIAALPPEERRQIGPSLREILRHPNLKQIEVEGMDLGATGGGPAKAEEKKAEKTAFDVKLEKFDAAAKIKVIKEVRSFTSLGLKEAKDLVEKVPAILKQGITKEEAKEIIEKIKAAGGVAVME, encoded by the coding sequence ATGAAGCTTATTGCACGGTTAAGGCCCGTTTATACCTGTACAGCTCTTCGTGAAATTATAGGGCCTTTGCAATCTCGTTCATTTCAGCCTGATTTTGTTCCCAGAGATCCCAATGCCAAGCCAATAAGATACAAATATCCTGCTGCCTATGATCCATATGGCCCTAGGCCTGAACCCTCAGACAAGATAGTTCAGCTTGCTGAACGTATTGCTGCTTTACCCCCAGAAGAACGTAGACAAATCGGTCCTTCACTCAGAGAGATACTAAGGCATCCTAATTTGAAACAAATTGAAGTAGAAGGCATGGATTTGGGTGCTACAGGTGGTGGACCTGCAAAGGCTGAGGAGAAGAAGGCAGAGAAAACAGCATTTGACGTCAAGTTGGAGAAATTTGATGCAGCTGCAAAAATCAAGGTGATCAAAGAGGTTCGATCCTTTACGAGTCTAGGTTTGAAGGAGGCCAAGGACCTCGTTGAAAAGGTTCCTGCTATACTTAAGCAAGGAATAACCAAAGAGGAAGCTAAGGAAATAATAGAAAAGATCAAAGCTGCTGGAGGAGTCGCGGTTATGGAGTAA
- the LOC132057499 gene encoding pentatricopeptide repeat-containing protein At4g21065-like: MFKSKTPKIFASKYATLCYSSAPSIVEATQISHYLDPRFYLYELIKCKTPNQVKQVHAQITTNGLFKNQIVANKLLYIYCMHKSLDDSYALFCGLSEKNAVSWSVMIGGYAKNGDFINSLRIFRDYLRSGDRPDNYTLPFVIRICRDTMDLKMGRLIHNVVYKCGLDSDDFVVAALVDMYSKCKVIGDAYQLFDKMPKRDLVTWTVMIGACTECGDPDKALSLFDRMREDGVVPDKVALVNVVNACAKIGAMHKAKVVHEYIARSKFSLDVILGTAMVDMYAKCGSVDVAREVFDGLREKNVITWSAMIGAYGYHGQGRNAIDMFPTMLRSRILPNKITFVSLLYACSHSGLVEEGKRLFNSMQKEYGVKPDIKHFTCMVDLLGRAGKIDESLQLIESMSVAKDEGIWGALLGACRIHGHVELAEKAAKSLIELQPQNPGHYVLLSNIYAKAGKWQDVAKIRELMSHQKLKKIPGWTWIEVDNKIHRFSVGDHTHPRLKEIYEKLNYMLKELEIAGYVPDTNFVLHDVDEELKLGNLFSHSEKLAIAFGLISTPEQSTIRIMKNLRVCGDCHTFCKFVSQVTSRVIVVRDANRFHHFKQGACSCGDYW, translated from the coding sequence atgttCAAATCCAAAACCCCAAAGATTTTTGCTTCCAAATATGCAACACTTTGTTATTCTTCAGCTCCCTCCATTGTTGAGGCTACACAAATTTCACATTATTTAGATCCAAGATTCTATCTTTATGAACTTATTAAGTGTAAAACTCCTAATCAAGTAAAACAAGTTCATGCTCAAATAACAACTAATGGGCTGtttaaaaatcaaattgttGCTAACaaacttttatacatatattgtatgcATAAGTCTTTAGATGATTCTTATGCTTTGTTTTGTGGATTAAGTGAAAAAAATGCTGTTTCTTGGAGTGTTATGATTGGTGGTTATGCTAAAAATGGTGACTTTATTAACAGTTTAAGGATTTTTAGGGATTATTTAAGATCTGGTGATAGACCTGATAATTATACTTTACCTTTTGTGATTAGGATTTGTAGAGATACAATGGACTTGAAAATGGGTAGATTGATTCATAAtgttgtttataaatgtgggtTGGATTCAGATGATTTTGTTGTTGCAGCACTTGTTGATATGTATTCAAAATGTAAGGTTATTGGGGATGCATACCAActgtttgataaaatgcctaAGAGAGATCTTGTGACTTGGACGGTGATGATTGGGGCGTGTACGGAGTGTGGGGATCCGGACAAGGCGTTAAGTTTGTTCGATAGAATGAGAGAGGATGGAGTTGTTCCGGATAAAGTCGCGTTGGTAAATGTAGTAAACGCTTGTGCAAAGATAGGGGCAATGCATAAGGCGAAGGTTGTACATGAATATATAGCTAGGAGTAAATTTTCGTTGGATGTTATATTGGGGACGGCGATGGTTGACATGTATGCTAAATGTGGGTCCGTTGATGTTGCGAGGGAAGTGTTTGATGGTTTGAGAGAAAAGAACGTTATAACTTGGAGTGCGATGATAGGGGCTTATGGTTATCATGGCCAAGGCCGTAATGCTATTGATATGTTCCCTACGATGTTAAGGAGTCGGATATTGCCTAACAAGATCACGTTTGTTTCTCTTCTGTATGCTTGTAGTCACAGCGGGCTGGTTGAAGAAGGCAAACGACTTTTCAATTCTATGCAGAAAGAGTATGGTGTGAAGCCTGATATCAAACATTTTACTTGTATGGTGGACCTCTTGGGACGTGCTGGGAAGATCGATGAATCATTACAGTTAATAGAGAGTATGTCTGTTGCAAAAGATGAAGGGATTTGGGGGGCATTACTTGGAGCTTGTAGAATCCATGGCCATGTTGAGCTTGCAGAAAAGGCGGCGAAATCTCTGATTGAATTGCAACCCCAGAACCCGGGACACTATGTCTTGCTTTCAAATATATATGCTAAAGCGGGTAAATGGCAGGACGTAGCCAAGATCAGGGAATTAATGAGTCAtcagaagttgaagaaaatccCTGGTTGGACATGGATTGAAGTTGATAACAAGATTCACAGATTTAGCGTTGGAGACCACACCCATCCTCGATTGAAAGAGATCTACGAGAAGTTGAATTATATGCTCAAGGAATTGGAGATTGCGGGTTATGTTCCTGACACAAACTTTGTGTTGCATGATGTTGATGAGGAACTTAAGCTTGGAAACCTATTCTCTCATAGCGAAAAGTTGGCTATCGCGTTTGGCCTCATAAGCACACCTGAACAATCCACGATTAGAATTATGAAGAACCTTCGAGTATGTGGTGACTGCCACACGTTCTGTAAGTTTGTTTCCCAGGTTACAAGTAGGGTGATCGTTGTCCGTGATGCAAATCGGTTTCACCACTTTAAACAAGGTGCCTGTTCTTGTGGAGATTACTGGTGA
- the LOC132057500 gene encoding beta-fructofuranosidase, insoluble isoenzyme 1-like yields MELFKKNSSVWALSVYLFSLFVVLSNINVVFASHNVFVDLQSSSAVSVKNVHRTGFHFQPPKHWINAPMYYNGVYHLFYQHNPKGSVWGNIIWAHSVSKDLINWIHLEPAIYPSKKFDKYGAWSGSATILPGNKPIILYTGVVDVHQAQVQNYAVPANLSDPYLTKWIKPDNNPLIVPDNSINKTKFRDPTTAWMGQDGLWRIVIGSSRKHRGLAILYKSRDFMRWVKAKHPLHSSANTGNWECPDFFPVSLKNTNGLDSSYRDENVKYVLKNSLDVTRFEYYTIGMYDIKRDRYIPDNNSIDGWKGLRLDYGNFYASKSFYDPSKNRRVVWGWTNESDVLPDDDIRKGWAGIQAIPRKVWLEPTGKQLVQWPVKELETLRKKKVQLNKKKLRKGEKVEVRGITPAQADVEVTFSFSSLDKVEQFDPKWADLYAQDVCAIKGSTVQGGLGPFGLATLASKNLEEYTPVFFRVFKAQKNYKVLMCSDAKRSTIRHNEAMYKPSFAGYVDVDLVDKKLSLRSLIDNSVVESFGAGGKTCITSRVYPTLAIHENAHLFAFNNGTETITIETLNAWSMGTLRMN; encoded by the exons atgGAGTTGTTTAAGAAAAATTCTTCTGTTTGGGCTTTATCAGTTTATTTATTTAGCTTATTTGTAGTTTTATCAAACATTAATGTTGTGTTTGCTTCTCATAATGTTTTTGTGGACTTGCAATCTTCAAGTGCTGTTAGTGTCAAAAACGTTCATAGAACTGGTTTCCATTTTCAACCCCCAAAGCATTGGATCAATG cACCAATGTATTACAATGGagtctatcatttattttaTCAGCACAACCCAAAAGGATCAGTATGGGGCAACATTATTTGGGCCCATTCAGTCTCCAAAGACTTGATAAATTGGATCCATTTAGAGCCTGCAATTTATCCATCCAAAAAATTTGACAAATATGGTGCATGGTCCGGGTCAGCAACTATTCTACCCGGTAACAAGCCCATTATTTTATACACTGGAGTAGTAGATGTCCACCAGGCCCAAGTCCAAAACTATGCTGTCCCAGCCAACTTGTCTGATCCATATCTTACTAAATGGATCAAGCCTGATAACAACCCCTTGATTGTTCCTGACAATAGCATCAACAAAACCAAATTTCGTGACCCAACAACAGCTTGGATGGGCCAAGATGGGCTTTGGAGAATTGTGATAGGAAGTTCGAGAAAACATAGGGGATTGGCCATATTATACAAAAGTCGAGATTTTATGAGATGGGTCAAGGCCAAACATCCACTTCATTCATCAGCTAATACTGGAAACTGGGAATGTCCTGATTTTTTTCCTGTATCATTGAAGAATACTAATGGTTTAGACTCATCGTATCGCGACGAAAATGTTAAATATGTCCTTAAAAATAGCCTTGATGTCACTAGGTTTGAGTACTACACCATTGGCATGTATGATATCAAAAGAGATAGGTACATTCCAGATAACAACTCTATCGATGGTTGGAAGGGATTGAGGCTCGACTATGGAAATTTCTACGCGTCTAAATCATTCTATGACCCTAGCAAGAATCGAAGAGTGGTGTGGGGTTGGACTAATGAGTCTGATGTTTTACCAGATGATGATATCAGGAAAGGATGGGCTGGAATTCAAGCTATTCCACGCAAAGTATGGCTTGAACCTACTGGTAAACAATTGGTCCAATGGCCTGTCAAAGAATTAGAGACCTTACGAAAGAAAAAAGTGCAGTTAAACAAGAAGAAGTTGCGCAAGGGAGAAAAGGTCGAAGTTAGAGGAATCACACCAGCACAG GCTGATGTTGAAGTAACATTCTCTTTTTCAAGCTTGGACAAGGTAGAGCAATTTGATCCTAAATGGGCTGACCTTTATGCCCAAGATGTTTGCGCCATTAAGGGCTCGACTGTTCAaggtgggcttgggccatttGGACTTGcaacattagcttctaaaaactTGGAAGAATACACGCCTGTTTTCTTCAGAGTGTTCAAGgcccaaaaaaattataaggtTCTCATGTGCTCAGATGCTAAAAG GTCCACCATTAGGCATAATGAAGCAATGTACAAGCCCTCATTTGCTGGATATGTGGATGTAGATTTAGTAGACAAGAAGCTATCTCTTAGGAGTTTG ATTGATAACTCTGTAGTGGAAAGTTTTGGCGCTGGTGGAAAAACATGCATAACATCAAGGGTTTATCCAACACTAGCTATTCATGAAAATGCACATTTATTTGCCTTCAATAATGGCACAGAGACAATCACAATTGAGACTTTGAATGCTTGGAGCATGGGTACACTTAGGATGAACTAa